Proteins co-encoded in one Arachis hypogaea cultivar Tifrunner chromosome 13, arahy.Tifrunner.gnm2.J5K5, whole genome shotgun sequence genomic window:
- the LOC140177486 gene encoding uncharacterized protein, with amino-acid sequence MTFEWTPACEEAFNHFKQILAAPPVLRKPKAGEPLYLYLSITEEALAAVLVREEGKTQQPVYFVSRVLQGPELKYSKLEKLALALLISSRRLRQYFQSHRIVVRTDQAIRQVLQKPDLAGRMMTWAIELSQYDLQYEPRHAIKAQAMADFLVEVTGEPPKETVSNNQAEYKALLGRLILAREVGATKVEVCSDSQVVTSQVNGSYQARDLLLQKYLEKVKEITSQFQEVIIQHVPRERNTRADLLSKLASTKPGSGNRSLIQGMVKEPTVALHLTKSSPSWLDPITNFLELGKSPEDEKAAKTLRREVARYAIIQGQLFKKGLSQPLLKCLHPDQTDYVLRKVHEGCCGHHIGGKALARKLI; translated from the exons ATGACGTTCGAATGGACCCCAGCATGCGAagaggcattcaaccacttcaagcaGATCTTAGCGGCACCACCGGTCCTCAGAAAACCCAAGGCCGGAGAACCGCTCTACCTCTACTTATCAATAACCGAGGAAGCACTTGCCGCGGTGCTCGTTAGAGAAGAAGGGAAGACCCAACAACCCGTTTACTTCGTGAGCAGGGTCCTCCAAGGACCAGAATTGAAATACAGCAAACTGGAAAAACTGGCGCTGGCACTCCTAATCTCTTCCCGAAGGTTAAGACAATACTTCCAGAGCCATCGTATAGTCGTAAGGACGGATCAGGCGATTCGCCAAGTGCTGCAAAAACCTGACTTGGCCggtaggatgatgacctgggccatcgagcttTCCCAATACGACCTACAATATGAACCCCGACATGCAATCAAAGCCCAGGCAATGGCAGACTTTCTGGTAGAAGTGACGGGGGAGCCCCCCAAggaaacgg tgtcgaacaaccaagcagaatacaaAGCTCTCTTGGGCAGACTAATACTAGCTCGGGAAGTCGGAGCGACAAAGGtcgaagtatgcagcgactcACAAGTTGTCACCTCACAGGTgaacggaagctaccaagcccgggACCTCCTCCTGcaaaaatacttggaaaaggTTAAAGAAATAACGAGTCAGTTCCAGGAGGTCATCATCCAACACGTCCCacgagaaaggaacacacgggcggaCCTCCTGTCCAAGCTGGCGAGCACAAAGCCAGGGTCGGGTAACCGGTCCCTTATCCAAGGCATGGTGAAGGAACCGACGGTCGCCCTCCACTTGACGAAGTCGAGCCCCTCAtggctagaccccatcaccaactTCCTGGAACTCGGCAAGTCGCCTGAAGATGAGAAAGCAGCCAAAACCTTAAGAAGAGAGGTGGCTAGGTACGCAATCATACAGGGACAGctattcaaaaagggactcagccagcCCCTATTGAAGTGTT
- the LOC112737648 gene encoding expansin-B3 yields MPDYRSFASSNLSFLFLFSIVLKLMVPCAAEIQPQRHATDLHWYPGTATWYGDPEGDGSTGGACGYGTMVDVKPLRARVGAVGPLLFMNGEGCGACYKVKCVDSSICSRRAVTVIITDECPGCPSDQTHFDLSGAAFGRLAIAGENGQIRDRGQIPVIYRRTPCKYPGRKIAFHVNEGSTPFWLSLLVEFEDAEGDLASMHIREGGSSEWLQMNHLWGANWCIIGGPLRGPFSVKLSTSSGRTLSARDVIPTNWVPKATYTSRLNFYA; encoded by the exons ATGCCGGACTACCGTAGCTTCGCCTCGTCGAATCTGAGCTTCTTATTTTTGTTTAGCATTGTGTTGAAGCTCATGGTGCCGTGTGCGGCGGAGATACAACCTCAGCGCCATGCCACCGACCTACATTGGTATCCGGGGACCGCCACGTGGTACGGTGATCCCGAAGGTGATGGCAGCACCG GTGGAGCATGTGGGTATGGGACCATGGTGGATGTGAAGCCATTGAGGGCGAGGGTGGGGGCAGTGGGTCCCCTATTGTTCATGAATGGTGAAGGGTGCGGCGCGTGTTACAAGGTGAAGTGTGTTGACTCATCTATATGCTCAAGGAGAGCTGTGACGGTTATTATCACCGACGAGTGCCCCGGCTGCCCCTCTGACCAAACACATTTCGACCTCAGTGGTGCCGCCTTTGGCCGCCTCGCTATCGCTGGCGAGAACGGCCAGATCAGGGACCGTGGTCAAATCCCCGTCATTTACCGAAG AACACCATGTAAATACCCTGGAAGAAAAATTGCCTTCCATGTCAATGAAGGTTCCACTCCTTTTTGGTTATCACTTCTTGTTGAGTTTGAAGATGCAGAGGGAGATTTAGCCTCCATGCATATAAGAGAG GGAGGGTCAAGTGAGTGGCTGCAGATGAATCATCTATGGGGTGCAAATTGGTGCATTATTGGGGGTCCTTTAAGAGGACCTTTCTCAGTGAAACTAAGCACTTCCTCCGGAAGAACCCTCTCTGCAAGAGATGTTATTCCTACCAATTGGGTTCCAAAGGCCACTTACACTTCTCGCCTAAATTTCTACGCCTAA